From Mytilus edulis chromosome 8, xbMytEdul2.2, whole genome shotgun sequence, one genomic window encodes:
- the LOC139485037 gene encoding glutaredoxin domain-containing cysteine-rich protein CG31559-like codes for MKTNNLDSSGVCVTPLSKHKKFTGLQRSQSEASFNLDYNRVDERKYCKLGRNGYTDAELENHVKHLSLNGINGNGTLPFYLDLESGDGSTEKTFAGRRNVLDPSSLQEKQILSRKGSVRGLKNRVRAGINTFMREAPDNTRKIREQEIGKIVIYTTSMTVVRQTHERCKIVKKILQNHMVRYEEKDLFMNSENQKELMERLGSNEISLPQVFADGNLLGSEDELEKLNEIGELKKILEHFEKINVRSHCEKCGGYRYIPCIHCHGSKKSLKRNFFTEEFYSLRCMQCDENGLQRCDMCLDQQE; via the exons atgaaaacTAACAATTTGGATTCTTCTGGAGTCTGTGTTACACCTCTAAGCAAGCATAAAAAATTCACTGGATTACAGAGAAGCCAGTCTGAAGCTAGTTTTAATTTGGATTACAATAGAGTGGACGAAAGGAAGTACTGTAAACTTGGGAGAAATGGATATACTGATGCCGAACTGGAGAACCATGTTAAACATTTATCTCTAAATGGAATTAATGGTAATGGTACCTTACCATTTTACTTAGACCTAGAGAGCGGAGATGGTTCTACAGAGAAAACGTTTGCTGGCAGACGTAACGTACTAGATCCGTCTTCACTTCAGGAGAAGCAGATCCTTAGTCGGAAAGGTTCTGTGCGAGGATTAAAAAACAGGGTTCGAGCTGGGATCAATACTTTTATGAGGGAAGCACCAGATAACACG AGAAAGATAAGAGAGCAAGAAATAGGAAAAATTGTGATATATACAACAAGTATGACAGTAGTGAGACAGACTCATGAACgatgtaaaattgttaaaaagatCCTACAAAACCACATGGTTAGATATGAAGAAAAGGATTTGTTTATGAATAGTGAAAATCAAAAAGAATTAATGGAACGTTTGGGTAGTAATGAAATTTCTTTACCACAAGTGTTCGCCGATGGAAATTTATTAGGG AGTGAAGATGAACTTGAAAAACTAAACGAAATTGGTGAATTGAAGAAAATCTTAGAACATTTTGAG AAAATAAATGTGCGATCTCATTGTGAAAAATGTGGCGGATACAGATATATTCCATGCATACATTGTCATGGTAGTAAAAAGTCATTAAAGAGGAACTTTTTTACGGAGGAATTCTATTCTCTTCGATGTATGCAGTGTGATGAAAATGGCTTACAAAGATGTGATATGTGTCTAGATCAACAAGAATAA